The region CGCCTTCCAGACGATGGTCGCGGACCTCACCGGGCTCCCCGTCGCCGGCGCCTCCCTGCTCGACGAGGCCACGGCCGCCGCCGAGGCGATGACCCTGCTGCGCCGGGCGGGGAAGTCGAAGAGCCCGCGGTTCGTGGTGGACGCGGACACCCTGCCGCAGACGATCGAGGTCCTGCGCACCCGCGCCGTCCCGCTGGGGATCGAGCTGGTGGTCGCGGACCTCTCCGGCGGTCTGCCGGAGGGCGAGCTCTACGGCCTGCTCCTCTCCTACCCGGGCGCCTCCGGGCAGGTCGTGGACCCGCGGGCGTTGATCGAGGAGGCCCACGCGAGGGGCGCGCTCGTCGCCGTCGCGGCGGACCTGCTCGGTCTCACCCTGCTCACCCCGCCCGGGGAGCTCGGCGCGGACGCGGCCGTCGGCACCACGCAGCGCTTCGGCGTCCCGCTGGGCTTCGGCGGGCCGCACGCGGGCTACCTGTCGGTGCAGCAGCAGTTCGCACGCCAGCTGCCCGGCCGGCTCGTCGGCGTCTCCCGGGACGCGGACGGCAACCCCGCGCTGCGGCTCGCCCTGCAGACCCGGGAGCAGCACATCCGCCGGGAGAAGGCGACGTCGAACATCTGCACCGCGCAGGTGCTGCTCGCCGTCGTCGCGGCCTGCTACGCCGTCTACCACGGCCCGGAGGGGCTCAAGCGGATCGCGCTGCGGGCCCACCGGATGGCGTCGGTGCTGGCCGGCGGCCTGCGGGACGGCGGCGTCGACGTCGTGCACGACGGGTTCTTCGACACCGTCGTCGCGTCGGTACCCGGCCGCGCCGCGGATGTCGTGGCGGCCGCGCACGACGCCGGCCTCGCGCTGCGCCTGATCTCCGACGACGAGGTGGGCGTCTCCTGCTCCGAGGTCACCACGGTCGCGCACCTGACCTTGGTGTGGCAGGCGTTCGGCGTGACCGTCGCGGACGTCGCGGCGCTCGACGCGGGCACGGTGGACGCGCTGCCGTCGTCGCTGGTCCGCGAGTCCGGGTACCTGACCCACCCGACGTTCCACGAGTTCCGCTCCGAGACCTCGCTGATGCGCTGGCTGCGCCGCCTCGCCGACGCGGACCTCGCGCTGGACCGGACCATGATCCCGCTGGGCTCCTGCACGATGAAGCTCAACGCCGCCGCGGAGATGGAGCCGATCACCTGGCCCGAGTTCGCGGACCTGCACCCGTTCGCTCCGAAGGCGGACACCGAGGGCTCGCTCGAGCTCATCGCGCAGCTGGAGCGCTGGCTCGCGGAGCTGACCGGGTACGCCGCGGTCTCGGTGCAGCCCAACGCCGGCAGCCAGGGCGAGCTCGCCGGGCTGCTCGCGATCGCGGCCTACCACCGCTCCCGCGGCGACGACCAACGGACGGTCTGCCTCATCCCGTCCAGCGCGCACGGGACCAACGCTGCGTCCGCCGTCATGGCCGGGATGCGGGTCGTGGTGGTCGGGACCGACGCGCAGGGGAACGTCGATCTCGACGACCTGCACGCCAAGATCGACGCGCACCGGGACGCGCTCGCCGCGCTGATGATCACCTATCCGTCGACGCACGGGGTGTACGAGACCGAGGTCCGCGCCGTCTGCGACGCGGTGCACTCCGCGGGCGGACAGGTCTACGTCGACGGCGCGAACCTGAACGCGCTGGTCGGGCTCGCCCGGCCGGGGGCGTTCGGCGGCGACGTCAGCCACCTGAACCTGCACAAGACGTTCTGCATCCCGCACGGCGGCGGTGGTCCCGGGGTCGGCCCGGTGGCCGTCGCCGAGCACCTGGTGCCGTTCCTGCCGGGCCGCGGGCTCGTGGGTGCGGTGTCCGCCGCGCCGCACGGGAGCCCGGGCGTGCTGCCGATCTCGTGGGCGTACATCCGGATGATGGGCGTCGACGGCCTGCGCCGCGCGACCCTGACCGCGGTGGCCGCCGCGAACTACGTCGCGAAGCGCCTCGGCGAGTACTACCCGGTCCTGTACGCCGGCCGGGACGGGGCCGTCGCGCACGAGTGCATCCTGGACCTGCGGGGGATCACCAAGGAGTCCGGCGTGACCGTCGACGACGTCGCGAAGCGGCTCGCGGACTACGGCCTGCACGCGCCGACGATGTCGTTCCCGGTGGCCGGCACGCTGATGGTCGAGCCGACCGAGAGCGAGGACCTCGCGGAGATCGACCGCTTCGTCGACGCGATGATCGGGATCCGGGACGAGATCCGCCGGGTCCAGGCGGGGGAGTGGCCGGTGGACGACAACCCCCTGCGCGGCGCCCCGCACACCGCGGCGTGCCTCGTCGACAAGTGGGACCGCCCGTACTCCCGGGACCTCGCCGCCTACCCGACGGGGGCCGTCCCCGGGGTGCACGACCGCAAGGTGTGGCCGCCGGTCCGCCGGATCGACCAGGCACACGGGGACCGCAACCTCGTCTGCTCCTGCCCGCCGATCGAGGCGTACTCCGACTGATCCCGCCGCCGACCCGCACGAACGGCACTTTCGGGCGCTAGGTCCGCACGAGAGCGCCGTTCGTGCGTTCGGGGGTGGGCGCGGTGAGGTGCTCGCAGAGTTCGAGCAGGCGCTCCCGGAGCGGGGCCGCGCGTTCCGCGAATCCCGCCTGGGTCCGCGCGTACTCCGCCCGGCCCGCGGGCGTCTCGATCGCGACCGGGCGGTAGCCGTGGTCCGCGAGGTCGTAGGGGCTGGCGCGCATGTCCAGCTCACGAACCTCCGCGGCGAGCGCGAAACAGTCCCCGAGCAGCGACGACGGGGTGGCGGGCAGCAGCTTGTAGGCCCACTTGTAGAGGTCCATCGTCGCGTGCAGGCAGCCCGGCTGCTCCATCGCGACCTGGTCCTCGCGGGTCGGCGCCACCGCGTTGCGGGGTCGGGCGGCCGCGGTGAAGAAGCGGAACGCGTCATGGTGCGTGCAGTGCACGGACATCGACTCGACGACCTCGTCCGTCCCGGCCGGGCCGAGCCGTAGCGGCACGGCGTCGTGCCGCGGCCGGTCGGTGCGGTAGACCATGGCCCACTCGTGCAGCCCGAAGCAGCCGAGCCGGGCCGGGCGGGACGCAGTGGCGCGCGCCAGGCCGTGCACGAAGCCGGCGGTGTCTCGCAGCCGGCGGGGAGCAGCGCGGGATCGAGCACGATCCCGTCGCCGTCCGGGCGGTAGCCGGGCTGCTCCGCGAACGCGGCGGTGTCCCCGAGGAGCCGGACACCCGGGCCGGGATGCCACTGCTCGAGACGCGACGGCCGCAGCGAGTAGTAGGTGAACAGGAAGTCCTGGACGGGGTGCGACTCGCGCCGCCGGCGGCGCTCCCGGTGCGGGACGGTCCAGCGCTCCATCCGGGCACGGTGCTCCGCGGCGGCGGCCCGCCACACGGGCTCCGCGAGCGTCACGACGTCCCGGGGCACGGCATCGATGGTACGGAAGCCCGGTGCGCGGCCGGCGGGCACGCGGGCCCACTCCGACTCGGCCTCGCCGCAGTTCCCCAGGATGCGCGGCTCCAGCCCTCCCTCCCCGCGAGTCGCGCTCTGAGACCTCGCGAGTCGCG is a window of Pseudonocardia sp. T1-2H DNA encoding:
- the gcvP gene encoding aminomethyl-transferring glycine dehydrogenase; amino-acid sequence: MTDPVSPSAPALFALEESTPFVDRHIGPRPAELARMLDAIGAGSLEDLADRALPPSIRDTEAVATTIPAPASETDMLAELRGIAARNTVTVPMIGLGYSGTLTPPVIRRHVLENPAWYTAYTPYQPEISQGRLEALLAFQTMVADLTGLPVAGASLLDEATAAAEAMTLLRRAGKSKSPRFVVDADTLPQTIEVLRTRAVPLGIELVVADLSGGLPEGELYGLLLSYPGASGQVVDPRALIEEAHARGALVAVAADLLGLTLLTPPGELGADAAVGTTQRFGVPLGFGGPHAGYLSVQQQFARQLPGRLVGVSRDADGNPALRLALQTREQHIRREKATSNICTAQVLLAVVAACYAVYHGPEGLKRIALRAHRMASVLAGGLRDGGVDVVHDGFFDTVVASVPGRAADVVAAAHDAGLALRLISDDEVGVSCSEVTTVAHLTLVWQAFGVTVADVAALDAGTVDALPSSLVRESGYLTHPTFHEFRSETSLMRWLRRLADADLALDRTMIPLGSCTMKLNAAAEMEPITWPEFADLHPFAPKADTEGSLELIAQLERWLAELTGYAAVSVQPNAGSQGELAGLLAIAAYHRSRGDDQRTVCLIPSSAHGTNAASAVMAGMRVVVVGTDAQGNVDLDDLHAKIDAHRDALAALMITYPSTHGVYETEVRAVCDAVHSAGGQVYVDGANLNALVGLARPGAFGGDVSHLNLHKTFCIPHGGGGPGVGPVAVAEHLVPFLPGRGLVGAVSAAPHGSPGVLPISWAYIRMMGVDGLRRATLTAVAAANYVAKRLGEYYPVLYAGRDGAVAHECILDLRGITKESGVTVDDVAKRLADYGLHAPTMSFPVAGTLMVEPTESEDLAEIDRFVDAMIGIRDEIRRVQAGEWPVDDNPLRGAPHTAACLVDKWDRPYSRDLAAYPTGAVPGVHDRKVWPPVRRIDQAHGDRNLVCSCPPIEAYSD